Proteins encoded together in one Rhizobium bangladeshense window:
- a CDS encoding alpha/beta hydrolase family protein — translation MNSHEQNSFFRQRRAVLAGLAGALVLPRMAAAFDVPDEPRLAKHDYAEVRRHFRTKLLKKGPAPDKYEPLTAPADAEKIFYRSGYGGELELAAWVSRYKRERTARPAVLFLHGGNAIGTGHWQLMKPYMDAGYVVMMPSLRGENGQRGNFSGFYDEVDDVLAATERLAHLPGVDPGRLFIAGHSIGGTLTMLAAMSTHKFRAAAPISGNPNAFRFFSRYPQDIRFDDSNTHEFEVRSALCYARSFKCPIRVVHGTEEAHFNDRADLLARRARAAGTHIETDTVAGNHTSALPAEIEQSIRFFHGVAA, via the coding sequence ATGAACTCGCATGAACAAAATTCCTTCTTCCGCCAACGCCGCGCCGTTCTGGCAGGGCTTGCCGGCGCACTCGTCCTGCCGCGCATGGCGGCCGCCTTCGATGTTCCGGACGAGCCGCGCCTTGCCAAGCACGACTATGCCGAGGTCCGCCGCCATTTCCGCACGAAACTCCTGAAGAAGGGCCCGGCGCCGGACAAATACGAGCCTCTGACTGCGCCTGCCGATGCCGAGAAGATCTTCTATCGCTCCGGTTACGGCGGCGAGCTGGAACTGGCGGCCTGGGTTTCCAGGTACAAGCGCGAGCGCACCGCCAGGCCGGCGGTGCTCTTCCTGCATGGCGGCAATGCCATAGGCACCGGCCATTGGCAGTTGATGAAGCCCTATATGGATGCCGGCTATGTCGTGATGATGCCGTCGCTGCGCGGCGAAAACGGCCAGAGGGGCAATTTCTCCGGCTTCTACGATGAGGTCGACGACGTTCTTGCCGCCACCGAACGCCTGGCACATCTGCCGGGCGTCGACCCCGGGCGCCTGTTCATCGCTGGCCACAGTATCGGCGGCACGCTGACCATGCTGGCGGCGATGAGCACCCATAAATTCCGCGCCGCCGCACCGATTTCGGGCAATCCCAACGCCTTCCGCTTTTTCAGCCGCTATCCCCAGGACATTCGCTTCGACGACAGCAATACGCATGAATTCGAGGTGCGTTCGGCGCTGTGCTACGCCCGCAGCTTCAAATGCCCCATCCGGGTGGTTCACGGCACGGAAGAGGCGCATTTCAACGACCGCGCCGATCTGCTCGCCCGCCGCGCCCGCGCCGCCGGCACCCATATTGAAACCGACACTGTCGCCGGTAACCACACCTCGGCGCTGCCGGCCGAGATCGAACAGAGCATTCGCTTCTTCCACGGGGTCGCGGCGTAA
- a CDS encoding L,D-transpeptidase, whose protein sequence is MNFLHRAFPIAGLMIAVAPLSGCNILIPDVAADSPARFVQETSPVFYQPPGVDPSRVRPIPDQPVPQTRELYKTQFHQTYGLPVANPVHTAMYGEQRDEDFTLPAIPVSRVQPQFLRQEVDYQTNERPGTVVVDTKTRYLYFIEGNGKAMRYGVGLGREGYAWQGRGVIQWKQKWPRWTPPVEMVSRQPEVRAFSAENGGMNPGLQNPLGARAMYIFKDGQDTLYRIHGTPDWQSIGKATSSGCVRMLNQDVIDLYDRLPAKAEIVVM, encoded by the coding sequence ATGAATTTTCTGCACCGGGCTTTTCCGATTGCCGGACTTATGATCGCTGTCGCGCCGCTCAGCGGCTGCAACATCCTCATTCCCGATGTCGCTGCCGATTCGCCCGCCCGCTTCGTCCAGGAGACCTCGCCGGTCTTTTACCAGCCGCCGGGCGTCGATCCGAGCCGGGTGCGGCCCATCCCCGATCAGCCGGTGCCGCAGACGCGCGAACTCTACAAGACCCAGTTCCACCAGACCTACGGCCTGCCGGTGGCCAACCCCGTGCATACGGCGATGTATGGCGAGCAGCGCGACGAGGATTTCACCCTGCCGGCGATCCCGGTCAGCCGCGTCCAGCCGCAGTTTTTGCGCCAGGAAGTCGATTACCAGACGAACGAGCGCCCCGGCACCGTCGTCGTGGATACCAAGACGCGGTACCTTTATTTCATCGAAGGTAACGGCAAGGCCATGCGCTACGGTGTTGGCCTCGGCCGCGAAGGCTACGCCTGGCAGGGGCGCGGCGTCATCCAATGGAAGCAGAAGTGGCCGCGTTGGACGCCGCCGGTGGAAATGGTCTCGCGCCAGCCGGAAGTTCGCGCCTTCTCCGCGGAAAATGGCGGCATGAACCCCGGGCTTCAGAACCCGCTCGGCGCGCGCGCCATGTATATCTTCAAGGATGGGCAGGATACGCTCTACCGCATCCACGGCACGCCCGACTGGCAGTCGATCGGCAAGGCGACTTCGTCCGGCTGCGTGCGCATGCTGAATCAGGACGTCATCGACCTTTACGATCGCCTTCCCGCCAAGGCCGAGATCGTTGTGATGTAG
- a CDS encoding L,D-transpeptidase family protein, with product MSFDRHLSRRSFLSLSAMTAASALTGCASSANTVTSGDTSIIYRSPMRLFRSPGASSVPSGPELAVMYGPVEDGGFLIPAVPYEQIDPRYYRQRVLDPTGQPPGTIVVDTPSRFLYLVQADGMAMRYGVGIGREGFAWQGSGVIQWRQKWPRWKPPNEMVARQPELVKYSIENGGMEPGLTNPLGARALYIFSNGEDTLYRLHGNPDWRSIGKAVSSGCVRLLNQDIIDLYDRVPSKAPIVVWQ from the coding sequence ATGAGCTTCGATAGACATCTTTCCCGCCGCAGCTTTCTTTCCCTTTCGGCAATGACGGCAGCCTCCGCGCTCACCGGCTGCGCCTCCTCCGCCAACACCGTGACATCGGGCGACACGTCGATCATCTACCGCTCGCCCATGCGCCTGTTCCGGTCGCCGGGAGCATCGAGTGTGCCGAGCGGTCCGGAGCTTGCCGTCATGTACGGCCCCGTCGAGGACGGCGGCTTCCTCATTCCCGCCGTTCCCTACGAGCAGATCGATCCACGCTACTATCGCCAGCGTGTCCTCGATCCCACCGGCCAGCCGCCCGGCACGATCGTTGTCGATACGCCGTCGCGTTTTCTCTATCTCGTCCAGGCCGACGGCATGGCGATGCGCTACGGCGTCGGCATCGGCCGCGAGGGCTTCGCCTGGCAGGGGTCGGGCGTCATCCAGTGGCGTCAGAAATGGCCGCGCTGGAAGCCGCCGAACGAGATGGTCGCCCGCCAGCCGGAACTTGTCAAATATTCGATCGAGAACGGCGGCATGGAACCGGGCTTGACGAACCCGCTCGGCGCCCGCGCTCTCTATATCTTCTCGAATGGAGAGGACACGCTCTATCGCCTGCACGGGAATCCGGACTGGCGCTCGATCGGCAAGGCCGTCTCCTCGGGCTGCGTCAGGCTCCTGAACCAGGATATCATCGATCTCTATGATCGCGTTCCGTCCAAGGCGCCCATCGTCGTCTGGCAATGA
- a CDS encoding cold-shock protein codes for MNSGVVKWFNGTKGFGFIQPDDGSTDVFVHISAVERAGMRELTEGQKVRFDLVRDKRSGKDAADNLQAA; via the coding sequence ATGAATTCAGGCGTCGTCAAGTGGTTCAATGGCACCAAGGGTTTTGGCTTCATCCAGCCCGATGATGGTTCGACGGACGTTTTCGTCCATATCTCGGCGGTCGAACGCGCCGGCATGCGCGAGCTTACCGAAGGTCAGAAGGTCCGCTTCGATCTCGTCCGCGACAAGCGGTCCGGCAAGGACGCAGCCGACAACCTTCAGGCCGCATGA
- a CDS encoding cold-shock protein, with the protein MSRPSYKVGDMIVLKSGLTRTTEADRRCRIASILPNDHGHVQYRVQFPGENFERRITEDDIDLGESPRRASSEAAAKAGGAEPWLKFSGIHMGK; encoded by the coding sequence ATGAGCAGACCAAGCTATAAAGTCGGCGACATGATCGTGCTGAAATCCGGCCTGACCCGCACGACAGAGGCCGACCGGCGGTGCCGGATCGCCAGCATTCTGCCCAACGATCACGGGCACGTGCAATATCGCGTCCAGTTCCCGGGCGAGAACTTCGAGCGCCGCATCACCGAGGACGACATCGACCTCGGGGAGTCGCCACGGCGGGCTTCATCCGAGGCGGCTGCCAAAGCCGGCGGCGCCGAGCCGTGGCTGAAGTTTTCGGGCATCCACATGGGCAAGTAG
- the rpsU gene encoding 30S ribosomal protein S21: MQVLVRDNNVDQALRVLKKKMQREGLFREMKARSAYEKPSEKRAREKGEAVRRQRKLARKKLQREGLLPAPKKALRAR; the protein is encoded by the coding sequence TTGCAGGTACTCGTCAGGGATAATAATGTCGATCAGGCGTTGCGCGTGCTTAAGAAAAAGATGCAGCGCGAAGGCCTGTTCCGGGAAATGAAAGCCCGCAGCGCCTATGAGAAGCCGTCGGAGAAGCGTGCCCGCGAAAAGGGGGAGGCCGTTCGCCGCCAGCGCAAGCTTGCCCGCAAGAAGCTGCAGCGCGAAGGGCTGTTGCCGGCGCCGAAAAAGGCGCTCCGCGCCCGCTGA
- a CDS encoding MarR family winged helix-turn-helix transcriptional regulator, with amino-acid sequence MTDMKAQTAKTMEIPEEEKRLEKQLCFAVYATAHAFTRAYKPILDRVGLTYPQYLVMLVLWERSALPVKTIGEQLDLDSGTLSPLLKRLEHGGLIKRIRDLRDERQVIVSLTPKGEAMKGDVDTIMTAIGKAAGCTLEEMAGMRDMLHRLRTNLGRAGAADG; translated from the coding sequence ATGACGGATATGAAAGCGCAGACAGCAAAGACAATGGAGATACCTGAGGAGGAGAAGCGGCTGGAAAAGCAGCTGTGCTTTGCGGTTTATGCGACGGCGCATGCCTTCACCCGTGCCTACAAACCGATCCTCGACAGGGTGGGCCTCACCTACCCGCAATATCTCGTGATGCTGGTGCTGTGGGAACGCAGCGCCCTGCCGGTGAAGACGATCGGCGAGCAGCTGGATCTCGATTCCGGCACGCTGTCGCCGCTACTGAAGCGGCTGGAACATGGCGGGCTGATCAAACGCATCCGCGATCTGCGCGACGAGCGGCAGGTGATCGTGTCGCTGACGCCAAAGGGCGAAGCGATGAAAGGAGACGTCGATACGATCATGACGGCGATCGGGAAAGCCGCCGGCTGCACGCTCGAGGAAATGGCCGGGATGCGTGACATGCTGCATCGACTGCGGACCAATCTCGGGCGGGCGGGAGCGGCCGACGGTTGA
- a CDS encoding organic hydroperoxide resistance protein, whose amino-acid sequence MPILYTTKASATGGRAGRAVSENGVLDVTLTVPKELGGDGATGTNPEQLFAAGYSACFLGALKFVAGQQKVKIPEETTVSAKVGIGPREDGTGFGIEVALSVNIPGLDRETAEKLAAAAHIVCPYSHAMRTSTEVPVTVA is encoded by the coding sequence ATGCCTATTCTCTATACGACAAAAGCCTCTGCCACCGGCGGCCGCGCCGGCCGCGCCGTTTCCGAAAACGGCGTTCTGGACGTGACGCTGACCGTTCCCAAGGAACTTGGCGGCGACGGCGCAACCGGCACAAATCCCGAACAGCTTTTCGCTGCCGGCTACTCCGCCTGTTTCCTCGGTGCCCTGAAATTTGTCGCAGGCCAGCAGAAGGTCAAGATTCCGGAAGAGACGACAGTATCCGCCAAGGTCGGCATCGGCCCGCGCGAGGACGGCACCGGCTTCGGCATCGAAGTGGCGCTCTCCGTCAATATTCCCGGTCTTGACCGTGAAACTGCCGAAAAGCTCGCAGCCGCGGCCCATATCGTCTGCCCCTACAGCCACGCCATGCGCACCTCGACCGAAGTTCCGGTCACCGTCGCCTGA
- a CDS encoding cytochrome P450 family protein — MAEPHDFDVLSPRFHANPFPTLDRMRAEGAVVRMKLPILGRTWFTVTHDACAALLKDSESFARDPANAGSRTQARILKCLPRTIGLLALNMIGYDDPEHRRLRGLVDQAFQRRSIEAMKPMITHIADRLLDRMEGKREVDLMSEFCRDLPLSVICAVLGLPEQDHDHFKSWLGGLKDTANVGAIIRAIPGVVRAVRYLRRVSRPGGGALSDGLVAALCDADMDGLRLSEDELVSMIFLLFGAGQETTTHLIAGGLFTLLSHEDERLRLQNDPSLMPTCVEECLRYVSPVQMTKPRFARRDMNWQGQQFRRGDMIAAFIAAANCDPAKFENPHRFDITRHPNPHLSFGTGVHFCLGFQLARVEAAIAFERILTRFPSLSLNGNPANIRWRKRLGIRALAHLPVEMAA; from the coding sequence ATGGCCGAGCCGCATGATTTCGATGTCCTGTCGCCGCGTTTCCACGCGAATCCGTTCCCCACGCTCGACCGCATGCGTGCCGAGGGCGCTGTTGTTCGCATGAAGTTGCCGATCCTCGGCCGCACGTGGTTCACAGTCACACATGACGCCTGTGCAGCACTGTTGAAGGATTCCGAGAGCTTCGCGCGCGACCCGGCCAATGCGGGGAGCAGGACCCAGGCGCGAATCCTGAAGTGCCTTCCGAGAACGATCGGCCTTCTGGCATTGAACATGATCGGCTACGACGACCCCGAGCACCGCCGTCTGCGCGGTCTCGTCGACCAAGCATTCCAGCGTCGATCGATTGAGGCCATGAAGCCGATGATCACGCATATCGCCGATCGGCTCCTCGATCGGATGGAGGGAAAGAGGGAGGTCGATCTCATGTCCGAGTTCTGCCGGGACCTGCCGCTTTCGGTGATCTGCGCGGTGCTCGGCCTGCCGGAGCAGGATCACGATCACTTCAAGAGTTGGCTCGGCGGTCTGAAGGACACTGCCAATGTCGGCGCCATCATCCGTGCCATTCCTGGCGTTGTTCGTGCGGTGCGTTATCTTCGCCGCGTCTCGCGACCGGGAGGTGGAGCCTTGTCTGACGGCCTAGTTGCCGCATTGTGCGATGCCGACATGGATGGGCTGAGGCTCAGTGAGGACGAACTTGTCTCGATGATCTTCCTGCTCTTCGGAGCTGGGCAGGAAACCACCACGCATCTGATTGCCGGCGGCCTTTTCACACTGCTGTCGCACGAGGATGAACGGCTACGGCTGCAGAATGATCCAAGCCTGATGCCGACCTGCGTCGAGGAATGCCTGCGCTACGTCTCGCCGGTGCAGATGACCAAGCCGCGCTTCGCCAGACGCGACATGAATTGGCAGGGACAGCAATTTCGTCGTGGTGACATGATTGCCGCTTTTATCGCCGCGGCTAATTGCGATCCTGCCAAGTTCGAGAACCCGCACCGTTTCGACATCACGCGCCACCCGAATCCGCATCTCTCCTTCGGTACCGGAGTGCATTTCTGCCTCGGCTTCCAACTCGCACGGGTAGAGGCCGCAATCGCGTTCGAACGTATCCTTACGCGCTTTCCAAGCTTGAGCCTGAATGGCAACCCAGCAAACATCAGGTGGCGCAAGCGCCTTGGGATTCGCGCCCTGGCACACCTACCCGTGGAGATGGCGGCGTGA
- a CDS encoding MarR family winged helix-turn-helix transcriptional regulator — protein sequence MSNSIEIPFSTTLMVRDTCLCLHVQRAARALARLFDDALRPAGLTNGQFSLMMSLNRPEPPPMGPVAALLAMDQTTLTAALKPLQRKGWVVVMENPRDRRGRLLSLTAEGKAALARALPIWESTHAVLDRTPPDGGAARLRQDLQALSGVTVETPKRSGSSRRPPRSGRTMGA from the coding sequence ATGTCAAATTCGATCGAGATTCCCTTTTCCACGACGCTGATGGTGCGCGACACCTGCCTCTGCCTGCATGTGCAGCGGGCGGCGCGAGCGCTTGCCCGGCTGTTCGACGATGCGCTGCGGCCGGCCGGGCTTACCAACGGACAGTTTTCGCTGATGATGTCACTGAACCGGCCGGAACCGCCGCCGATGGGGCCGGTCGCCGCCCTGCTCGCCATGGACCAGACGACGCTGACGGCGGCGCTGAAGCCCTTACAGCGCAAGGGCTGGGTGGTGGTAATGGAGAACCCCAGGGACCGGCGCGGCCGGCTGCTCAGCCTTACCGCCGAAGGCAAGGCCGCACTGGCGCGGGCGCTGCCGATCTGGGAGAGCACGCATGCCGTTCTCGACCGCACGCCGCCGGACGGCGGCGCGGCGCGGCTCCGGCAGGACCTGCAGGCGCTGTCGGGGGTGACGGTGGAAACGCCGAAACGGTCTGGGTCATCCCGCCGCCCACCTCGAAGCGGGCGTACTATGGGGGCATAA
- a CDS encoding DUF899 domain-containing protein: MQNEVVSREKWLEARRALLLKEKEATRLRDSINAERMALPWVKVDKDYIFDTPEGRKSLADLFDGRSQLLIYHFMLGPDWEAGCTGCSFLSDHVDGALPHLNNHDVTWVAVSRAPLHKIAAYKRRMGWKFPWVSSFGSDFNFDYHVSFSQEDLAKDKVFYNFTAIEPAEAHDELPGLSAFYRNDKGEIFHTYSSYARGPEELIGTLMILDRAPKGRNEGAIMDFVRRHDEYEDAAKAQSCCH; the protein is encoded by the coding sequence ATGCAGAATGAGGTTGTTTCCCGCGAGAAATGGCTTGAGGCCCGCCGCGCCCTGCTCTTGAAGGAAAAGGAGGCGACGAGGCTGCGCGACAGTATCAACGCCGAGCGCATGGCGCTGCCCTGGGTGAAGGTCGACAAGGATTACATCTTTGACACGCCCGAAGGCAGGAAATCGCTCGCCGATCTCTTCGATGGTCGCAGCCAGCTGCTGATCTATCATTTCATGCTTGGGCCGGACTGGGAGGCCGGCTGCACCGGCTGCTCCTTCCTGTCTGATCATGTGGATGGCGCCCTGCCGCATCTCAACAACCACGACGTCACCTGGGTCGCCGTTTCCCGTGCGCCGCTCCACAAGATCGCCGCCTACAAGAGGCGCATGGGCTGGAAATTTCCATGGGTCTCGTCCTTCGGCAGCGATTTCAATTTCGACTATCACGTTTCTTTCAGCCAGGAGGATCTTGCCAAAGACAAGGTCTTCTATAACTTCACTGCCATCGAGCCGGCCGAGGCCCATGACGAACTGCCTGGCCTCAGCGCCTTCTACCGCAATGACAAGGGCGAGATCTTTCATACCTATTCGAGCTACGCCCGCGGCCCGGAAGAACTGATCGGCACTCTGATGATCCTCGACCGCGCGCCGAAGGGCCGCAACGAGGGGGCCATAATGGATTTCGTCCGCCGGCATGACGAATATGAGGATGCCGCCAAGGCGCAGTCCTGCTGTCACTGA
- a CDS encoding DUF1579 domain-containing protein — translation MMKTAEVLKEHSFLERLVGDWSVTAPEMSDGKDWTETVRSLHGIWFVAEGTGPMPDGKQATTILTLGYNAEKGKYVGSWIGSMMDYMWVYEGEVDASGNVLDLYTTGPDFNGEGLADYRERITFIDDHRRTFTSSAKQADGSWKQFMEAHYTRKI, via the coding sequence ATGATGAAGACCGCCGAAGTGCTGAAGGAGCATTCCTTTTTGGAGAGATTGGTCGGCGACTGGAGCGTCACCGCTCCCGAAATGTCCGACGGCAAGGACTGGACGGAGACCGTCCGTTCGCTGCACGGCATCTGGTTCGTCGCCGAAGGAACCGGCCCCATGCCGGATGGCAAGCAGGCCACCACGATCCTGACGCTCGGTTACAACGCCGAGAAAGGCAAGTATGTCGGCAGCTGGATCGGCAGCATGATGGATTATATGTGGGTCTATGAGGGCGAGGTCGACGCCTCCGGCAATGTGCTCGACCTCTATACGACGGGACCCGACTTCAACGGCGAGGGCCTCGCCGACTACCGCGAGCGGATCACCTTCATCGATGACCATCGCCGCACTTTCACCTCCAGCGCCAAGCAGGCCGACGGCTCCTGGAAGCAGTTCATGGAAGCGCATTACACCCGCAAAATCTGA
- a CDS encoding VOC family protein, with translation MSKTHGKFIWCELMTPDTSSAAKFYSSVVGWTTSEMKVEGMPTYTVFEANGIGVAGLMEFPAELEAQGIPPNWTGYVGVDDVDQTARDFAANGGAVRRPPQDIPTIGRFAVVADPDGAVICIMTPAPMEQTWPELAPDAPGNIGWHELYAGNGKDALAFYTKLFGWTKDSEMDMGPMGVYYLFAHDGRQTGGMMTKPDSMPMPFWCYYFIVPALDAAIERVTSGGGKVVNGPMEVPGGSWIIQATDPQGAFFCLVAPKR, from the coding sequence ATGTCCAAGACGCATGGAAAGTTCATCTGGTGTGAGCTGATGACCCCCGACACCTCGTCCGCCGCGAAATTCTACAGTTCCGTCGTCGGCTGGACCACCTCGGAAATGAAGGTGGAGGGCATGCCGACCTACACGGTCTTCGAGGCGAACGGCATCGGCGTCGCCGGTCTGATGGAGTTTCCCGCCGAGCTTGAAGCCCAGGGCATTCCGCCGAACTGGACGGGTTATGTCGGCGTCGACGATGTCGATCAGACGGCAAGGGATTTCGCCGCCAATGGCGGCGCGGTCCGCCGGCCGCCGCAGGATATCCCGACCATCGGCCGTTTCGCCGTCGTCGCCGATCCGGATGGTGCCGTCATCTGCATCATGACGCCGGCGCCGATGGAACAGACCTGGCCGGAACTCGCCCCCGACGCGCCCGGCAACATCGGCTGGCACGAACTCTATGCCGGCAACGGCAAAGATGCGCTTGCCTTCTACACCAAGCTCTTCGGCTGGACGAAGGACAGCGAGATGGATATGGGGCCGATGGGTGTCTATTACCTCTTCGCCCATGACGGCCGACAGACCGGCGGCATGATGACCAAGCCGGACAGCATGCCGATGCCATTCTGGTGCTACTACTTCATCGTGCCAGCGCTTGACGCTGCGATCGAACGCGTCACCTCGGGCGGCGGCAAGGTCGTCAACGGCCCGATGGAGGTCCCCGGCGGCAGCTGGATCATTCAGGCCACGGACCCCCAGGGCGCCTTCTTCTGCCTGGTGGCGCCGAAGCGGTAA